A segment of the Vagococcus hydrophili genome:
CCTGTTAATGAGTTCATCACAAGCTCCATGATGAAGAAGAGGAAGCTAACCGATTCGTCGTGAGAATCAATGTGAATGTGACTAGCAGTTAAAATATCAGTCCATTGAGTAATTAACGGATTGCCAGGTGTCATTGGGAATCGTTTATAAGCTGAGAGATCATTAGACTCTGAGAGAAGCCTCAGACTTTTCCAGTAATCACTCTCATGATCTAATTGACTACACCAAATGAGATATTTTTCAATGCCAATAAAAAATTGATTTTTATCTTCTTGGATGTAACGAATAATATCTTGATGAATGGCTACGGAATACTTGTTAATCGTGTAAGTATAAGCATCTTCTAAATCATCAAAATATTTATAAAAAGCACCCCTAGACATCTTCATGTTACTCACAATTTCTGATACTTTAACTTGGCTAATCGGTTGATTGAAAAAGACGTTCAGTAGAATATTATCGAGTGTTTGTTTTTTTTCATCTGATAAGTTTAAAAAAGTTTCGTGTGGCATAATCTTAAACTCCTTCTATGTTCATATGAATGATTTCACACTTATTTTAACATAGAAATCGAAGGAAAAGGGAAGCTTTTAAAAGTCTTTTACTTCCACAAGTTCTCCGTCACGCATTTCAAAGACGCGATCACTCCATTTAATCATGCGGTGATCATGAGTTACCATAACCGTTGCTTTTTGTTTTTCGTGAGCTTCTTTAACGAGTAGTTTCACTACGTCATAAGCATGTTCCGTATCAAGGCTGGCTGTTGGTTCATCCGCTAAAATCAAATGTGGGTCATTGAAAAGGGCACGTCCAATGGCAACACGTTGTCTTTCACCACCAGATAAGTCTTTAGGAAATTTATCTTTTAAATGCTCAATATCTAGTGATTTTAACAACTCACTAATTTTTTCATCTTGTTTTTTAGTTTTATTAACTTTATCAACTAAGTAAAATTGTTCTTTAATTGTTAAGAATGGAATTAAATTAGAAGCTTGTAAAATAAAACCAATTTCTTGAAATCTTAATTTAGAACGTTCTTTCTCTGATAAATTAGTAAAAGAAATATCATTGATACGGATATCTCCACTAGTAGGTTGTTGAAGTCCTCCTGAAATAGTTAAGAAGGTACTTTTTCCAGAGCCGGAAGGTCCAATAATACTAATAAATTCACCTTGTTTCACGTTAAAATTAATTTTTTTAAGGGCGTGAATTTCTTCTTTTCCTTGTGTAAATGTTTTAGTAATGTCTTTCATAACGAGCATGTCTTTCATCTTTCTAACCTCCAATAGCTTTCATCGGATCCACTTTAGTAACTGTTCCGATTGAGAAGAGACTTCCAATAATAGTAACAACGAGTAGCACCAGACTATAGATACTCCATAAATTAAGGGCGACACTAAATGGCATAGCTTCTGGTAAAATCAAACTTGTGCCATAAGCAAGACCAAAGCCAAGGGCAATTCCAAGTACACCAATGATAAATGACTGTTTAACAATTGAGTTAATAATGAATTTACTTGAAATACCTTGAGCTTTCATCACACCAAAGATACTTGTTTTTTGCAGTGTCATCACGTACATGAAAATACCAATGATGGCAGTTACAATAAAGAATAAGAAGTAAATCATTGAGTTAAGGGTTAAGTTTTGAGCTGAGTAACCAGGTAAACTTTCAATGAAATCTGTGGTTTTTAAGACATCTAATTTTGGTTTAGCATCTTTTATAACAGACGCATCAGTACTGTTAGTTACCACAGCATTTAATGGTAATCCGTCTGTTGAAGCTTTAAAATCTTTACCGTATTTCACGTGAGCAGCGTCATCTAATGAAGCGTAAATGACAGGAGTGACAGTGTAGAATGTTTCTGGTGAAATACCAACAATTTTCATTTTGATATTATCGCTACCAACTTCAATCTCATCTCCA
Coding sequences within it:
- a CDS encoding TetR/AcrR family transcriptional regulator gives rise to the protein MPHETFLNLSDEKKQTLDNILLNVFFNQPISQVKVSEIVSNMKMSRGAFYKYFDDLEDAYTYTINKYSVAIHQDIIRYIQEDKNQFFIGIEKYLIWCSQLDHESDYWKSLRLLSESNDLSAYKRFPMTPGNPLITQWTDILTASHIHIDSHDESVSFLFFIMELVMNSLTGYIANDWSTEELVKDYRFRTKWITQGVL
- a CDS encoding ABC transporter ATP-binding protein, with product MKDMLVMKDITKTFTQGKEEIHALKKINFNVKQGEFISIIGPSGSGKSTFLTISGGLQQPTSGDIRINDISFTNLSEKERSKLRFQEIGFILQASNLIPFLTIKEQFYLVDKVNKTKKQDEKISELLKSLDIEHLKDKFPKDLSGGERQRVAIGRALFNDPHLILADEPTASLDTEHAYDVVKLLVKEAHEKQKATVMVTHDHRMIKWSDRVFEMRDGELVEVKDF
- a CDS encoding ABC transporter permease; this encodes MFLALKEMSYSKLRYTLIVGIIVLISYAVFMLSGLANGLAQEFKQVIVDWKSETVILSEDSNKNLSASQLTEKNLKDVTADKKAPILVYNGAIGSKKEKTNITLFGTQNDAFLLPELLEGSMFKNKNEVIISKNLATKGYSVGDEIEVGSDNIKMKIVGISPETFYTVTPVIYASLDDAAHVKYGKDFKASTDGLPLNAVVTNSTDASVIKDAKPKLDVLKTTDFIESLPGYSAQNLTLNSMIYFLFFIVTAIIGIFMYVMTLQKTSIFGVMKAQGISSKFIINSIVKQSFIIGVLGIALGFGLAYGTSLILPEAMPFSVALNLWSIYSLVLLVVTIIGSLFSIGTVTKVDPMKAIGG